The proteins below are encoded in one region of Sulfurospirillum tamanense:
- the polA gene encoding DNA polymerase I has translation MKTLTIIDTFGFFFRNYFALPNLTNSQGLPTGLLTGFANFIATLNEEHGTDYIFFALDAKGKTFRHTLDPAYKANRPAPPQDLQTQLPIAIEWIEKMGFNKCFMEGYEADDIIASAVAFAKKYDMKVRVVTHDKDLYQLIDDGRVVIYDPLKKSEINADACVEKFGVLPCQIQDYLSLIGDASDNIPGVRGIGPRGAKKLLDEFKTLEGIYANLDNISNVRNKKLLEEGRENAFLSKQLTALVDTLDVAARFERFKFPQENPLLAIRDELEKYELRRILSRLGSAPKVPQKEVQTFEAILVKDAAMLEEIMQNLTPETVVAFDTETDGLDTQSAKIVGFSFAFEAHRGYYVPLAHNYLGVPEQISKDVARKAIEKLFTCKLVVQNGKFDFKVVHRNFDLLPPVPYADTMILAWLLSPGSLVGLDALAKRFFGHEMVSFSSVVKRGETFASVALEEACVYAGEDAWMTLRLYHKLIQMLDPSMIDLAKAVEFPFVLTLMEMEERGIKVDQRFLRSLLEDAEARLGVLTKEIHQLTGSEFNINSTKQLGAVLFETLKLPAAKKTKSGYSTDESVLEGLKDAHPAIALLLEYRELYKLKSTYFEPLLKLAAKDKNSRVHTNFLQTGTSTGRLSSKEPNLQNIPVRTELGRAVREGFVAEPEWVLVGIDYSQIELRLLAHFSQDPALVNAFSEGKDIHQETAVKLFGEEEASAKRNIAKSINFGLLYGMGARKLGQTLGIPSKEAAGYIQSYFDSFPTVKEYLKSVQEKTKEQGFVETLLGRRRYFDYGNATPMLLAAYERESVNTVFQGSAADLIKLAMLKMDKNVLGEKAKLLLQIHDELIFEVPKEEAEAFAKRAKQCMEEIFALRVPLKTSVAIGKHWGALK, from the coding sequence ATGAAAACTTTAACGATTATTGATACCTTTGGATTTTTTTTTCGCAACTACTTTGCATTGCCAAACCTTACTAATTCACAAGGGCTCCCCACGGGATTGCTCACAGGTTTTGCCAATTTTATTGCCACACTTAATGAGGAGCATGGCACTGATTACATCTTTTTTGCCCTTGATGCCAAAGGAAAAACCTTTCGTCACACCCTAGACCCCGCCTACAAGGCCAACCGTCCTGCTCCGCCGCAAGATTTGCAAACCCAGCTTCCTATTGCCATTGAGTGGATTGAGAAAATGGGTTTTAACAAGTGTTTTATGGAGGGCTATGAAGCTGATGATATTATTGCTTCAGCGGTCGCATTTGCTAAAAAATATGACATGAAAGTACGCGTGGTGACCCATGACAAAGACTTGTATCAATTGATTGACGATGGCCGTGTGGTGATTTATGACCCATTGAAAAAAAGTGAAATTAACGCAGACGCCTGCGTAGAAAAGTTTGGCGTCCTTCCTTGTCAAATTCAAGATTATCTTTCGTTAATAGGGGACGCCTCAGATAATATCCCTGGGGTGCGAGGCATTGGGCCTCGGGGTGCAAAAAAACTATTGGATGAGTTTAAAACCCTTGAGGGGATTTATGCAAACCTCGACAACATTTCCAATGTGCGCAATAAAAAATTACTGGAAGAGGGCAGGGAAAATGCCTTTTTAAGCAAGCAACTTACGGCTCTTGTAGATACTTTGGATGTGGCTGCACGATTTGAGCGATTTAAATTTCCCCAAGAAAATCCGCTACTTGCCATTAGGGATGAGTTGGAAAAGTATGAGCTAAGACGCATTCTAAGCCGTCTTGGTAGCGCTCCAAAAGTGCCCCAAAAAGAAGTACAAACCTTTGAGGCAATTTTGGTTAAAGATGCCGCCATGCTTGAAGAAATCATGCAAAACCTTACGCCTGAGACAGTGGTGGCTTTTGATACCGAAACGGATGGGCTCGATACCCAGTCAGCTAAAATAGTGGGATTTTCCTTTGCGTTTGAGGCGCATCGGGGGTATTATGTTCCTCTGGCGCACAACTATTTGGGCGTGCCAGAACAAATCTCCAAAGACGTAGCGCGCAAAGCCATTGAAAAACTCTTTACATGTAAGCTTGTGGTGCAAAATGGTAAGTTTGACTTTAAAGTTGTGCATCGCAATTTCGACCTCCTCCCGCCCGTGCCATACGCCGATACCATGATTTTGGCGTGGCTTCTTTCTCCGGGGTCTTTAGTGGGGCTTGATGCGTTGGCTAAGCGTTTTTTTGGTCACGAAATGGTCTCCTTTAGTTCGGTGGTAAAACGGGGTGAAACCTTTGCTAGCGTGGCGTTAGAAGAAGCATGCGTGTACGCAGGAGAAGACGCATGGATGACCTTACGCCTCTACCATAAACTCATCCAAATGCTTGATCCTTCCATGATAGATTTGGCAAAAGCGGTGGAGTTTCCTTTTGTGTTGACATTGATGGAAATGGAAGAGCGAGGCATTAAGGTGGACCAGCGTTTTTTACGCTCCTTGCTTGAAGACGCAGAAGCCAGACTAGGGGTGCTGACAAAAGAGATTCATCAGCTCACAGGAAGTGAGTTTAACATCAACTCCACCAAACAGCTGGGTGCTGTGTTGTTTGAAACGTTAAAATTGCCTGCGGCAAAAAAAACAAAAAGCGGTTACAGCACGGATGAGAGCGTCTTGGAGGGGCTTAAAGATGCCCATCCCGCCATTGCGTTGTTGCTTGAATACCGCGAATTGTATAAACTCAAATCCACCTATTTTGAACCTTTGTTAAAACTTGCTGCCAAGGACAAGAACTCACGGGTTCATACCAACTTTTTGCAAACGGGAACATCCACGGGAAGACTCAGCTCCAAAGAGCCAAACTTGCAAAACATCCCTGTGCGTACTGAGCTAGGGCGTGCGGTTAGGGAAGGGTTCGTAGCAGAGCCTGAGTGGGTGTTGGTTGGGATTGATTATTCGCAAATTGAACTGCGGTTGTTGGCGCACTTTAGCCAAGACCCTGCGCTTGTGAACGCCTTTAGTGAAGGAAAAGACATTCACCAAGAAACAGCAGTGAAACTTTTTGGCGAGGAAGAAGCTTCGGCTAAACGTAACATTGCCAAGAGTATTAACTTTGGCTTGCTTTATGGCATGGGCGCGCGAAAACTCGGGCAAACGCTAGGTATTCCCTCCAAAGAGGCCGCAGGATACATTCAAAGCTATTTTGACTCTTTTCCAACAGTGAAAGAGTATTTAAAATCCGTCCAAGAAAAAACCAAAGAACAAGGATTTGTAGAAACGTTGCTAGGCAGACGGCGCTATTTTGATTATGGCAACGCAACCCCAATGCTGCTTGCGGCGTATGAGCGCGAGTCGGTCAACACCGTGTTTCAAGGAAGTGCGGCAGATTTGATTAAATTAGCAATGCTGAAGATGGATAAAAATGTTTTGGGAGAAAAAGCGAAGCTATTATTACAAATTCACGATGAATTGATTTTTGAAGTGCCCAAAGAGGAGGCGGAGGCTTTTGCTAAACGTGCAAAGCAGTGCATGGAGGAGATTTTTGCCTTGCGGGTGCCTTTAAAAACCTCTGTTGCTATAGGTAAACACTGGGGAGCATTAAAATAA
- a CDS encoding HDOD domain-containing protein, giving the protein MLISMVEQIKALPPLPESFQKINAICSDENGTTQMLAKVIEKDPMLVASLLRLANSPLYGFSREIKSVLQAVSLFGMTTTRALVTGISVKKLLQMDTAPYGVTPEAFVETSNLQGMLMRQWYKKLDMPRQDLLFLCGLLQETGKILIAQQIVRSDEVTPFKAQVTTAHNLSEVERAFVGTTTALVTAAVFEHWGFDETMIQFIRYSDTPNNAPDLETKRFAASLHVAKTAVAINGPMNEQNITLALREVQRFELDEMAFAEAIEQLIEHVSY; this is encoded by the coding sequence ATGCTGATTTCAATGGTTGAACAAATCAAGGCACTTCCGCCACTCCCTGAGAGTTTTCAAAAAATCAATGCCATTTGTAGTGACGAAAACGGCACCACGCAAATGCTCGCCAAAGTCATCGAAAAAGACCCCATGCTTGTTGCAAGCTTGTTGCGTCTTGCTAATTCGCCTTTGTATGGATTTTCCCGAGAGATTAAAAGCGTACTTCAAGCAGTTTCACTTTTTGGTATGACCACCACAAGGGCACTGGTGACAGGGATTTCGGTTAAAAAGCTCCTTCAGATGGACACTGCACCCTATGGCGTCACTCCAGAAGCCTTTGTGGAAACTTCTAATCTCCAAGGGATGCTCATGCGCCAGTGGTACAAAAAGCTCGATATGCCTAGGCAGGATTTGTTGTTTTTGTGTGGTTTATTGCAAGAGACGGGAAAAATTTTGATTGCCCAGCAAATCGTGCGTAGTGATGAAGTGACTCCCTTTAAGGCGCAAGTGACAACGGCACACAACCTCTCGGAAGTCGAACGTGCTTTTGTGGGCACCACTACGGCTCTTGTGACCGCTGCTGTGTTTGAGCATTGGGGGTTTGATGAAACGATGATTCAATTCATTCGCTACAGCGACACCCCAAATAACGCGCCTGATTTGGAAACCAAGCGCTTTGCAGCGTCTTTACATGTAGCTAAAACTGCCGTGGCTATTAACGGCCCCATGAATGAACAAAACATTACGTTGGCCCTGCGTGAAGTGCAGCGGTTTGAACTGGATGAAATGGCATTTGCTGAAGCCATTGAACAACTCATCGAACACGTTTCATACTAG
- the uvrA gene encoding excinuclease ABC subunit UvrA, translated as MIHITGARENNLKSINLSLPKNKLVVFTGLSGSGKSTLAFDTLYAEGQRRYIESLSSYARQFLDRVGKPDVDKIEGLTPAIAIDQKTTSKNPRSTVGTITEIYDYLRLLYARVGKQHCHQCGEPISKMSSADIIQEVLKLPEGTKIVILAPLVREKKGSFADMIESLRHKGFVRAMVDGVMVRLDEEFELSKTKKHTIKVVIDRVVMNGESHERIAADIEKALLESYGEVELEILNHEEVGLDRAHVHYSEHFACFTCKISFEPLEPLSFSFNSPKGACPVCDGLGIRYTLDLSKIIDEELSVDKGAIKLMYGFNKGYYFKFLTAFCKTAKIDTTVPFESLEEHEKKAILHGGVEPVEFLWKRHKLTRKWEGVIKLAYDMLKDEKDLGEYMSEKVCDRCGGARLRQESLAVRITDQGIASVLSMPIEMSVAFFNNAENFSYLRPQEQVVAAPVLKEINERLHFLYDVGLGYLSLGRDARTISGGEAQRIRIASQIGSGLTGVMYVLDEPSIGLHERDTLKLIKTLRNLQQKGNTVIVVEHDKETIDAADFVVDIGPAAGKFGGEIVFAGTVEDLYKSNTLTAQYLSGQKGSYYPQNRPQKEWISLSNVTINNLKALHVKIPLGNLVGISGVSGSGKSSLILQTLLPVAKEMLNRARKVKKVQGVECEGLEHLDKVIYLDQSPIGRTPRSNPATYTGVMDEIRALFVKTKEAQIRGYKVGRFSFNVKGGRCEKCQGEGEIKIEMHFLPDIMVKCDACHGARYNPQTLEIKYKSKSISDVLNMSVDEALAFFKAIPKIAQKLQTLYDVGLGYITLGQNAITLSGGEAQRIKLAKELSRSDTGKTLYVLDEPTTGLHFADVDRLVKVLHHLTDLGNSVLVIEHNLDVISNCDYVIDMGSEGGDKGGRIVSQGTPKMLAKTHAKTGSYTGKFLAKTLGKGN; from the coding sequence ATGATACACATCACGGGCGCACGAGAAAATAATTTAAAATCCATTAATCTTAGCCTCCCAAAAAACAAATTGGTGGTCTTTACAGGCCTTTCAGGTAGTGGCAAAAGTACGCTAGCCTTTGATACGCTCTATGCAGAAGGGCAACGCCGCTACATCGAGTCACTTTCTTCTTACGCGCGCCAATTCCTCGACCGCGTGGGCAAACCTGATGTGGATAAAATCGAAGGGCTCACGCCTGCCATTGCTATCGACCAAAAAACCACAAGCAAAAACCCTCGCTCTACTGTGGGAACCATTACCGAAATTTACGATTACCTGCGCTTGTTGTATGCGCGCGTGGGAAAACAACACTGCCACCAGTGCGGGGAGCCCATCTCCAAAATGTCCAGTGCAGACATCATTCAAGAAGTGCTCAAACTTCCCGAGGGAACCAAGATTGTCATCTTAGCACCGCTAGTGCGCGAGAAAAAAGGCTCCTTTGCAGACATGATTGAGTCTTTGCGTCATAAGGGGTTTGTGCGTGCCATGGTGGATGGGGTGATGGTGCGCTTGGATGAGGAATTTGAACTTTCCAAGACCAAAAAACACACCATCAAAGTGGTCATTGACCGCGTGGTGATGAACGGTGAAAGTCACGAACGTATTGCCGCAGACATTGAAAAAGCCCTTTTAGAAAGTTATGGCGAGGTGGAATTAGAGATTTTAAACCACGAAGAGGTGGGGCTAGACCGCGCCCATGTCCACTACAGCGAACACTTTGCGTGCTTTACATGTAAGATTAGTTTTGAACCTCTCGAACCCTTAAGTTTTTCTTTTAACTCCCCCAAAGGTGCGTGTCCTGTGTGTGATGGCTTGGGGATTCGCTACACCTTAGATTTATCGAAGATTATCGACGAAGAACTTAGCGTGGACAAGGGGGCGATTAAGCTCATGTACGGGTTTAATAAGGGGTATTATTTTAAATTCCTCACCGCCTTTTGTAAAACCGCCAAGATCGACACTACGGTGCCTTTTGAGAGCTTGGAAGAGCATGAAAAAAAAGCCATCTTGCACGGCGGTGTGGAGCCTGTGGAGTTTTTATGGAAGCGCCACAAACTTACCCGAAAATGGGAAGGGGTCATCAAACTGGCCTACGACATGCTCAAAGACGAAAAAGATTTGGGCGAATACATGAGTGAAAAAGTGTGTGACCGTTGTGGAGGGGCTAGACTTCGTCAAGAAAGCCTAGCGGTGCGCATAACAGACCAAGGCATTGCTTCGGTGCTTTCTATGCCCATTGAAATGAGCGTGGCGTTTTTTAACAATGCTGAAAATTTTTCCTATTTGCGTCCCCAAGAGCAAGTGGTCGCCGCTCCTGTGCTAAAAGAAATCAACGAGCGGTTGCATTTTTTGTACGACGTGGGACTGGGCTATTTGAGCCTTGGGCGAGACGCGCGCACCATCAGCGGCGGCGAAGCCCAACGCATTCGCATCGCTTCGCAGATTGGAAGCGGATTGACGGGCGTGATGTACGTGCTCGATGAACCTAGCATTGGACTGCACGAACGCGACACGCTAAAACTCATCAAAACCCTCAGAAACTTGCAACAAAAGGGCAACACCGTCATTGTGGTAGAGCACGACAAAGAGACCATCGACGCCGCAGATTTTGTGGTAGACATCGGTCCAGCAGCTGGGAAATTTGGTGGAGAGATTGTCTTTGCGGGCACGGTGGAAGATTTATACAAAAGCAACACCCTCACCGCCCAGTATCTCTCAGGCCAAAAAGGGTCGTACTACCCGCAAAACCGCCCGCAAAAAGAGTGGATTTCTCTTTCTAATGTGACGATAAACAACCTCAAAGCTTTACATGTAAAGATTCCTTTGGGGAATTTAGTAGGCATTTCGGGCGTGAGCGGAAGTGGGAAAAGTTCACTCATCCTACAAACCTTGTTGCCTGTTGCCAAAGAGATGCTCAACCGTGCGCGCAAGGTCAAAAAAGTGCAAGGGGTGGAGTGTGAAGGCTTGGAGCACTTGGACAAAGTCATTTACCTTGACCAAAGCCCCATCGGTCGCACGCCTAGAAGCAATCCCGCGACCTACACTGGCGTGATGGATGAGATTCGCGCGTTGTTTGTTAAGACCAAGGAAGCGCAAATTCGTGGCTACAAGGTCGGACGCTTTTCTTTTAACGTCAAAGGTGGCCGGTGTGAAAAGTGCCAAGGGGAGGGTGAGATTAAGATTGAAATGCACTTTTTACCAGACATTATGGTCAAGTGCGATGCGTGCCATGGCGCGCGGTATAACCCTCAGACTTTGGAGATTAAATACAAAAGTAAGTCCATTTCGGACGTGCTTAACATGAGCGTGGATGAAGCGCTTGCATTTTTTAAAGCTATTCCTAAGATTGCTCAAAAACTTCAAACCCTTTATGATGTGGGATTAGGGTACATTACCCTTGGACAAAATGCCATCACCCTCAGTGGTGGCGAGGCACAGCGCATTAAGCTTGCCAAAGAGCTAAGCCGTTCGGACACGGGCAAGACCTTGTATGTACTGGATGAGCCCACTACGGGGTTGCATTTTGCCGACGTGGACAGGCTTGTGAAAGTGTTGCACCATTTGACGGATTTGGGCAATTCGGTTTTAGTGATTGAGCACAACCTGGACGTGATTTCTAATTGTGACTATGTGATTGACATGGGGTCAGAAGGCGGGGATAAAGGTGGACGGATTGTCTCCCAAGGAACCCCGAAAATGTTAGCAAAAACCCACGCAAAAACAGGCAGTTATACGGGAAAATTTTTAGCAAAAACATTAGGAAAAGGAAACTAA
- a CDS encoding sulfite exporter TauE/SafE family protein translates to MLELGLVGVGVGFVSGFFGIGGGTVLVPALVYLGYDIKVAIGISVMQMVFSSILGSYVNYRHGKLVLNDGLLVGLGGFVGATQSGVIVAALSGQMLMAIFALALVFSLYRFVRAPAVPSGEAVRSRPLLFGLGFFVGMMAISIGIGGALFLTPVLVGMMRYDIKRAVSMGLFFVIFSSVSGFISMSYHGLIDYHAGLVLGIASLAGVYVGAKQSHVVGRKKQKYLLIGLYAILLAITLNKLLG, encoded by the coding sequence GTGTTAGAATTGGGACTGGTAGGCGTTGGTGTTGGATTTGTTTCAGGATTTTTTGGCATTGGCGGGGGGACGGTTTTGGTTCCTGCGTTGGTGTATCTTGGGTACGACATTAAAGTGGCTATTGGAATTTCTGTCATGCAGATGGTGTTTAGCTCTATCTTGGGCTCCTATGTTAATTATAGACACGGTAAACTGGTTTTAAACGATGGGCTTTTGGTCGGTCTTGGCGGGTTTGTGGGTGCAACACAAAGCGGGGTGATTGTTGCTGCACTTTCGGGGCAAATGCTGATGGCTATTTTTGCGTTGGCTTTGGTGTTTTCTCTCTACCGTTTTGTACGTGCCCCTGCTGTTCCTAGTGGCGAAGCCGTCCGTTCTAGGCCTTTGTTGTTTGGGCTTGGATTTTTTGTGGGTATGATGGCAATTAGCATTGGTATTGGCGGGGCGCTGTTTTTGACGCCTGTATTGGTGGGCATGATGCGTTATGATATTAAGCGCGCTGTTTCCATGGGACTCTTTTTTGTGATTTTCTCTTCCGTGTCGGGCTTTATCAGTATGAGCTACCATGGATTGATTGACTACCATGCCGGTTTAGTGTTGGGCATTGCCTCGCTTGCGGGGGTTTACGTTGGCGCCAAGCAATCACACGTTGTGGGGCGTAAAAAACAAAAATACCTTTTGATTGGACTGTATGCTATATTGCTAGCAATAACTTTGAATAAACTTTTAGGATAA
- a CDS encoding restriction endonuclease produces the protein MMLSAINDSTTYFCTDILGLEVTPCTRFGASFFGASIPLTCNAIEHHFYLFFEDGVLNHFGEILLGESPLCEADLDDLCKEVANQIIGHAKVSLETEYPKNHYQLGTPEFLGQIPSPPPVHLEEFLLYELQGHTFLIGKRTAS, from the coding sequence GTGATGCTTTCGGCGATTAATGACTCGACAACCTATTTTTGTACTGACATATTAGGCCTTGAAGTTACGCCATGCACACGCTTTGGCGCCTCTTTTTTTGGCGCTTCCATCCCCCTTACATGTAATGCTATCGAACACCATTTTTACCTCTTTTTTGAAGACGGGGTTTTAAACCATTTTGGTGAAATTCTTTTAGGTGAAAGCCCGTTGTGTGAGGCAGATTTGGACGATTTGTGCAAGGAGGTGGCCAATCAAATTATTGGGCACGCTAAGGTTTCCTTAGAAACAGAATACCCAAAAAACCACTACCAATTGGGTACACCTGAATTTCTTGGGCAAATTCCCTCACCTCCCCCTGTGCATCTGGAAGAGTTTTTGCTTTATGAACTTCAAGGACACACATTTCTTATTGGCAAAAGGACAGCATCTTGA
- the fliN gene encoding flagellar motor switch protein FliN translates to MSDITPPLIHHSLIRGYKDLLDIGVEFISELGMTSMSIKELLRLEKGSVIDLEKPAGESVELYINNRIFGKGEVMVYEKNLAIRINEILDSKSVIQYFKKEVL, encoded by the coding sequence TTGAGCGACATCACTCCACCTCTCATTCACCACTCTCTCATTCGAGGCTACAAAGACCTCTTGGACATTGGTGTTGAATTTATCTCCGAACTTGGCATGACAAGCATGAGTATTAAAGAACTTTTACGCCTTGAAAAAGGCTCTGTCATTGACCTTGAAAAACCTGCTGGAGAAAGCGTTGAACTGTATATTAACAACCGCATTTTTGGCAAAGGCGAAGTGATGGTCTATGAAAAAAACCTTGCGATTCGTATCAATGAAATTCTTGATTCAAAATCTGTTATCCAATACTTCAAGAAAGAGGTTTTATGA
- a CDS encoding AEC family transporter — MFYSILAIYCFVLVGFFAKKWFQEQVQERSFVVLSVYFFQPILAFWGLSTRPLNSELLLVPLYFFAGIGICFAVSFAVATLFFKDTQERSILTAGAIIGNTGNLGIPLGIAIFGEASVVYTSLMTLCNVFLLQSVGVLLYSRGSYSLRASLSNMIKLPVIWVGLIALGLNLSGVRIEENIFRALEMGAHTALTFQLLTFGMFLNQVKLRSLNIKLLAHTTFLKFLVLPTLLFPFLLWLELSPLLTGALILQLTVPMAVNNINFASLYYCRPVDVTSMVLTTSVLYIGYLGGMVWAFKVFGILD, encoded by the coding sequence ATGTTTTACTCAATTCTCGCTATTTATTGCTTTGTTTTAGTGGGCTTTTTTGCTAAAAAATGGTTTCAAGAACAGGTGCAAGAACGCTCTTTTGTTGTTTTGTCTGTCTATTTTTTCCAGCCTATTTTAGCTTTCTGGGGCCTCTCTACGCGCCCTTTAAACAGTGAACTGCTTTTAGTTCCTCTTTACTTTTTTGCAGGTATTGGCATTTGTTTTGCTGTTAGTTTTGCAGTGGCAACACTCTTTTTTAAAGACACCCAAGAACGCTCTATTCTTACAGCGGGCGCTATTATTGGCAACACGGGAAACCTTGGCATTCCTCTTGGCATCGCCATTTTTGGGGAAGCTTCTGTGGTTTATACTTCTCTTATGACTTTATGTAACGTTTTTTTGCTTCAAAGCGTGGGTGTTTTGCTCTATTCAAGGGGGAGCTATTCTTTGCGCGCTTCTTTATCAAACATGATAAAGCTTCCTGTGATTTGGGTAGGGCTTATCGCCCTTGGACTAAATCTTTCCGGAGTACGCATTGAAGAAAATATTTTCAGGGCTCTTGAGATGGGAGCACACACTGCACTTACTTTTCAGCTGTTAACCTTTGGCATGTTTCTCAACCAAGTTAAATTGCGCTCTCTTAACATCAAATTGCTCGCCCACACCACTTTTTTAAAATTCCTCGTCTTGCCAACGCTTTTGTTTCCCTTTTTGCTTTGGCTGGAGCTCTCTCCTTTGCTCACAGGGGCGCTTATATTGCAACTTACTGTTCCCATGGCGGTCAACAACATCAACTTTGCTTCTTTGTATTACTGTCGCCCCGTGGATGTGACGTCTATGGTGTTAACAACTTCCGTGCTGTATATAGGGTATTTAGGCGGAATGGTATGGGCGTTTAAAGTATTTGGGATTCTGGATTGA
- a CDS encoding tRNA dihydrouridine synthase, translated as MNSIDFSKCPLALAPLAGFTDLPFRRVAKRFGADVTVSEMISANALVYQSKKTFKMLEKSPLENPYIVQLAGSDTHVIEEAVRMLNDIEGIDGIDLNCGCPVPKVVAQSAGSSLLLDLPKLGKLIETIKNTSNKPYTSAKVRLGFTQKTPDVIARVVEASGADFMSIHGRTRSGGYHAEVDYVAIREAKGSVNIPVFANGDIKDVKTALHVKHLTGCEGLMIGRGAVGSPWIFHQIKHQTNTLDPALVHAIILEHFDAMLDFYHEKGVSIFRKHLHTYSKGYSNASTFRDTINRIDRADEARACIDAFFNPESQIL; from the coding sequence ATGAATAGTATTGATTTTAGCAAGTGCCCCTTGGCGCTTGCTCCTTTGGCGGGCTTTACAGATTTACCTTTTCGGCGTGTGGCAAAGCGCTTTGGGGCGGACGTAACCGTTTCTGAAATGATTAGCGCCAATGCCTTAGTTTACCAATCAAAAAAAACCTTTAAAATGCTCGAAAAATCTCCTCTTGAAAATCCTTATATCGTTCAGCTTGCGGGTTCGGATACACACGTAATAGAGGAAGCTGTGCGTATGCTAAATGACATAGAGGGAATTGATGGGATTGATTTAAACTGTGGTTGCCCTGTGCCAAAGGTGGTTGCTCAAAGTGCTGGGTCATCATTATTGTTGGATTTACCCAAGCTTGGAAAACTTATTGAAACTATTAAAAACACTTCCAATAAACCATATACAAGCGCCAAAGTGCGCCTTGGGTTTACCCAAAAGACACCAGATGTCATCGCGAGAGTTGTAGAGGCTTCGGGGGCTGATTTTATGAGCATTCATGGGCGCACGCGTTCAGGCGGTTACCATGCCGAGGTTGATTATGTAGCCATTAGAGAAGCTAAAGGCAGTGTCAACATACCCGTGTTTGCCAATGGGGATATTAAAGATGTAAAAACAGCTTTACATGTAAAGCATCTCACTGGATGTGAAGGGTTAATGATTGGACGGGGCGCAGTGGGAAGCCCATGGATTTTTCACCAGATTAAACACCAAACCAATACACTTGACCCCGCGTTAGTGCACGCGATTATATTGGAGCATTTTGATGCCATGTTGGATTTTTACCATGAAAAAGGAGTTAGTATCTTTCGTAAGCATTTGCATACTTATTCCAAGGGGTATTCAAATGCGAGCACTTTTCGAGATACCATTAATCGCATCGATAGGGCCGATGAAGCGCGTGCATGTATTGACGCTTTTTTCAATCCAGAATCCCAAATACTTTAA
- a CDS encoding fatty-acid--CoA ligase, whose translation MGIKRYILLSLVFVVAVGLYVFSFEGTQLNRAFFGVDVTLPVALWVIIPLILLMVASAVHMSFYYAKAGLQERARKKDYEQFIQVAKASLLEEEASVAFKTQWFTLPAALFSRTTLKPNSDAQGIENEELAAVIDTVARIHQGEIVELKKYKLRQDNPLVMRNKLNQLRENPRLAGEFLKSCVLDETPLCKQAFKTLLKTGSYAEIKRFGRVLDEEMILDLLHRYADKEDALAMDEAELEVLLSDPVLSKQGLIEAAKTLQSVLNPDALVALFEKLYNGRIEACDAFLYVLFELQMIDRAREVLENSDEEDLIKFKLLLFLKDHGKHCDTSLFV comes from the coding sequence ATGGGAATTAAACGCTACATCCTTCTTTCATTGGTGTTTGTTGTCGCTGTTGGGTTGTATGTCTTTAGTTTCGAGGGCACCCAGCTTAATAGGGCCTTTTTTGGTGTGGATGTGACTTTACCTGTGGCATTATGGGTGATTATTCCCTTAATTTTACTTATGGTCGCATCTGCTGTGCACATGAGTTTTTACTATGCCAAAGCAGGACTCCAAGAGCGTGCTCGTAAAAAAGATTATGAACAATTTATTCAAGTGGCCAAAGCATCGCTTTTGGAAGAAGAAGCCAGTGTTGCTTTTAAGACCCAATGGTTTACGTTGCCAGCAGCGCTTTTTTCACGTACAACACTTAAGCCAAACAGTGATGCGCAAGGCATTGAAAACGAAGAGCTAGCGGCGGTTATTGACACTGTTGCGCGCATTCATCAAGGCGAGATTGTGGAGCTTAAAAAGTACAAATTGCGTCAAGACAACCCCTTGGTAATGCGCAACAAACTTAATCAACTTAGAGAAAATCCACGTCTTGCCGGTGAATTTTTAAAAAGCTGTGTTTTGGATGAGACGCCTTTGTGTAAACAAGCTTTTAAGACCCTCCTTAAAACCGGCTCTTATGCTGAAATAAAGCGTTTTGGAAGGGTTTTGGATGAGGAGATGATTCTGGATTTACTGCACCGCTATGCAGATAAGGAAGATGCCCTAGCCATGGACGAAGCAGAGCTTGAGGTGTTGTTGAGTGATCCTGTTTTATCAAAACAAGGGCTTATTGAGGCAGCAAAAACACTTCAATCTGTTCTGAATCCCGACGCGCTAGTGGCATTGTTTGAAAAACTCTACAACGGACGCATCGAGGCGTGTGATGCCTTTTTGTATGTTTTGTTCGAGTTGCAAATGATTGACCGAGCACGTGAAGTTTTGGAAAATAGTGATGAAGAAGACTTGATTAAGTTTAAACTCCTCCTCTTCCTAAAAGACCACGGAAAACACTGCGACACCTCACTTTTTGTGTAG